One Meiothermus sp. QL-1 DNA segment encodes these proteins:
- a CDS encoding VOC family protein, translating to MQTLALRGVSLRVRDLERQLAFYQGLLGLEVLRQAKSRVVLAPGQRGFFLELVHVPTAPLRPRPTLGLYHFALLLPSRRALAEVVQHLLDARYPTFEGASDHGVSEAVYLSDPEGNGVELYRDRPRAEWPRREGELAMGNRPLDFFGLLSQVETPGPLHPATTLGHIHLHVPDLDQAETFFTGLGLQVTQRDLPGARFFAADGYHHHVGVNLWAQNRLAPASATGLLAYRIALRGQKPGVLRDPNGALVELEPLG from the coding sequence GTGCAAACCCTGGCCCTCAGGGGAGTTTCGCTACGGGTGCGGGACCTCGAGCGGCAGCTTGCCTTCTACCAGGGGCTTTTGGGCCTCGAGGTGTTGCGGCAGGCAAAAAGCCGGGTGGTGCTGGCCCCGGGGCAGAGGGGATTCTTCCTCGAGCTCGTCCACGTGCCCACCGCGCCCTTGCGCCCCCGCCCCACCCTGGGCCTCTACCACTTCGCCCTTCTCCTGCCCTCCCGCCGGGCTCTGGCCGAGGTGGTGCAGCACCTGTTGGACGCCCGCTACCCCACCTTCGAGGGGGCCTCCGACCACGGGGTCTCGGAGGCGGTCTACCTCTCCGATCCGGAGGGCAACGGGGTCGAGCTCTACCGCGACCGGCCCCGGGCGGAGTGGCCCCGGCGGGAAGGCGAGCTGGCGATGGGCAACCGGCCCCTCGACTTCTTCGGCCTGCTCTCCCAGGTCGAAACGCCCGGCCCCCTCCACCCGGCCACCACCCTCGGCCACATTCACCTGCACGTGCCTGATCTGGACCAGGCCGAAACTTTCTTCACGGGGCTCGGCCTGCAGGTCACCCAGCGCGACCTTCCCGGGGCCCGCTTCTTTGCCGCCGACGGCTACCACCACCACGTGGGGGTGAACCTCTGGGCCCAGAACCGGCTGGCCCCGGCCAGCGCCACCGGTCTCCTGGCCTACCGCATCGCCCTGAGGGGACAGAAGCCGGGGGTTCTACGCGACCCCAACGGCGCCTTGGTGGAGCTGGAGCCCCTCGGGTAG
- the proB gene encoding glutamate 5-kinase: MAQGRFPLPPTSYRRLVVKVGSAVLSGAGGRRHLLGIAAQVAALRAEGREVVLVSSGAQAMGMERLGLGEKPRTMPAKQALAAVGQPALMQLWEQAFSWYGHRVAQVLLTAEDLAHRHRYLNARQTLETLLSWGILPVINENDTVMVEEIKFGDNDQLSALIATLVGADLLVLFSDIEALFEADPRTHPAARPVPFVEEVDERVLGMAGEGPNRVGTGGMRSKLLAARKARAAGIPTLLLPGTRPESLPQALQGEPVGTFFAAGPRRYSGRKLWLYQLPKPQGEVVVDRGAARALQQEGASLLPAGILEVRGSFDVGEPVRCLDVEGGLIGVGLVNYSAAELRRIKGRKTQEIEAILGYKNTDEAIHRDYFALVSELSGGH; encoded by the coding sequence ATGGCGCAAGGCCGCTTTCCCCTTCCCCCCACCTCCTACCGCCGGCTGGTGGTCAAGGTGGGCAGCGCGGTGCTGAGCGGGGCGGGGGGCCGGAGGCACCTGCTGGGGATTGCCGCCCAGGTCGCCGCCCTTCGGGCCGAGGGGCGGGAGGTGGTGCTGGTCTCCTCAGGGGCCCAGGCCATGGGCATGGAAAGGCTGGGCCTTGGGGAAAAGCCCCGCACCATGCCGGCCAAGCAGGCCCTAGCCGCGGTGGGCCAGCCCGCTTTGATGCAGCTTTGGGAACAGGCCTTTAGCTGGTATGGCCACAGGGTGGCGCAGGTGTTGCTGACGGCCGAGGACCTGGCCCATCGCCACCGCTATCTGAACGCCCGCCAGACCCTGGAGACCCTGCTTTCCTGGGGCATCCTGCCCGTCATCAACGAGAATGACACGGTGATGGTGGAGGAGATCAAGTTCGGCGACAACGACCAGCTCTCGGCCCTGATTGCCACCCTGGTGGGGGCAGACCTGCTGGTGCTTTTCTCGGACATCGAGGCCCTCTTCGAGGCCGACCCCCGCACCCACCCGGCGGCCCGTCCCGTCCCCTTCGTGGAGGAGGTGGACGAACGGGTGCTCGGGATGGCCGGGGAAGGACCCAACCGGGTGGGCACCGGGGGGATGCGGAGCAAGCTGCTGGCCGCTCGAAAGGCCCGGGCTGCGGGGATTCCCACCCTGCTTCTGCCCGGTACGAGGCCCGAGAGCCTCCCCCAGGCCCTCCAGGGCGAGCCGGTGGGCACCTTCTTCGCCGCGGGGCCGCGGCGCTACAGCGGGCGTAAGCTCTGGCTCTACCAGCTTCCCAAGCCCCAGGGCGAGGTGGTGGTGGACAGGGGGGCGGCCCGGGCCTTGCAGCAGGAGGGGGCCTCGCTTTTGCCGGCGGGCATCCTCGAGGTGCGCGGCAGCTTCGATGTGGGCGAGCCGGTGCGCTGTTTGGATGTGGAGGGTGGCCTGATCGGGGTGGGGCTGGTCAACTACAGCGCGGCCGAGCTGCGCCGCATCAAGGGCAGGAAGACCCAGGAGATCGAGGCCATCCTGGGCTACAAGAACACCGACGAGGCCATCCACCGCGACTACTTCGCGCTGGTCTCGGAGCTATCGGGAGGCCACTAG
- a CDS encoding GH1 family beta-glucosidase, with protein MVKREAFGPEFRWGVATSAYQIEGAVREDGRGPSIWDTFAHAPGRIKTGENGDVACDFYHRYAEDIALIRSLNFQAHRFSLAWPRILPEGRGRVNPKGLDFYHRVIDRTLELGLEPWVTLYHWDLPQALEDQGGWTNRAIVDWFAAYVEVCARAFGDRVRHWMVLNEPTVFTVLGYLQGKHAPGRRGLANFLPAVHHAALAQAEGGRALRACVPGAVVGTTFSASYVQAAGPTWLSRMAAAHYDAVANRLFLEPALGLGYPWNSAPFLHLLRRYIRPGDLERLAFDFDFIGLQTYFRQLVRFDPLQLGTWAQEVPHEARGGELTAMGWEVWPENLYLLLKQFAAYPKVRRIVVTENGMALLDTPEGDRVHDPRRIAFIEAHLAQLLRAKQEGVPVEGYFYWSFLDNFEWAEGYRPRFGLVYVDYPTQRRIVKDSGRWFQAFLG; from the coding sequence GTGGTCAAACGGGAAGCATTTGGCCCGGAGTTTCGCTGGGGCGTGGCCACCTCGGCCTACCAGATCGAGGGCGCCGTGCGGGAGGATGGCCGGGGGCCCTCCATATGGGATACCTTTGCCCACGCCCCAGGCCGGATCAAGACAGGCGAGAACGGCGATGTGGCCTGCGACTTCTACCACCGATATGCCGAAGACATCGCCCTCATCCGCTCCTTGAACTTCCAGGCCCACCGCTTTTCTTTAGCCTGGCCCCGCATCCTGCCCGAGGGGCGGGGGCGGGTGAACCCGAAGGGTCTGGACTTCTACCACCGGGTTATCGACCGCACCCTGGAGCTGGGCCTGGAGCCCTGGGTCACCCTCTACCACTGGGACCTGCCCCAGGCCCTGGAGGACCAGGGGGGCTGGACCAACCGGGCAATTGTGGATTGGTTCGCCGCTTATGTGGAGGTCTGCGCCCGGGCCTTCGGCGATAGGGTCAGGCACTGGATGGTGCTCAACGAGCCCACCGTTTTCACCGTGCTGGGCTATCTGCAGGGCAAGCACGCCCCAGGGCGCAGGGGGCTGGCGAACTTCCTTCCCGCGGTGCACCACGCCGCTCTGGCCCAGGCCGAAGGGGGGCGGGCGCTGCGGGCCTGTGTGCCGGGCGCGGTGGTGGGGACCACCTTCTCGGCCTCTTACGTGCAGGCCGCCGGCCCCACCTGGCTGAGCCGGATGGCCGCAGCCCACTACGACGCGGTGGCCAACCGGCTTTTCCTCGAGCCCGCCCTGGGCCTGGGCTACCCCTGGAACAGCGCCCCCTTCCTCCACCTCCTTCGCCGCTACATCCGGCCCGGCGACCTGGAGCGGCTGGCCTTTGACTTCGACTTCATCGGTTTGCAGACCTATTTCCGCCAACTGGTGCGCTTCGATCCGCTGCAGCTAGGCACCTGGGCCCAGGAGGTGCCCCACGAGGCGCGGGGGGGTGAGCTGACCGCCATGGGCTGGGAGGTCTGGCCCGAGAACCTCTACCTTTTGCTCAAGCAGTTTGCGGCCTACCCGAAGGTGCGGCGCATCGTGGTCACCGAGAACGGCATGGCCCTGCTGGACACCCCGGAGGGCGACCGGGTCCACGACCCTCGGCGCATCGCCTTTATCGAGGCCCACCTGGCCCAGCTTTTGCGGGCCAAGCAGGAAGGGGTGCCGGTGGAGGGCTATTTTTACTGGAGCTTCCTGGACAACTTCGAGTGGGCCGAGGGCTACCGCCCCCGCTTCGGCCTGGTCTACGTGGACTACCCCACCCAGCGCCGCATCGTGAAGGACTCGGGGCGCTGGTTCCAGGCCTTCCTCGGGTGA
- a CDS encoding glutamate-5-semialdehyde dehydrogenase, whose protein sequence is MTPVYSLKTLAQLAREAARQMAAASPAAKNRALLALARRLSAEAEALYAANQQDLAAAEAAGLSRAKLDRLRLDGKTLGDLVAGLEQVAGMPDPVGEIEALQVRPNGLQVGRMRVPLGVIGFIYESRPGATVEASALCLKAGNAILLRGGKEAWHSNQALVRLIQASLEEAGLPKEAVQLVPTTDRAAILEMCHLAGLVDLIIPRGGKELIELVQREARMPVLAHAEGVNHLYVDRDADLEMALRLAVNGKVQRPSTCNSLEKVLVHSAIAPAFLPRLHQAMVEARVELRGDERTCALIPARAATAEDWHTEYLDLVLTVKVVDSLEEALAHIARYGSRHTEAICTNNHAHAMRFLREVDASLVLVNASTRLNDGFQLGLGAEIGISTSKLHAYGPMGVRELTTTKFVALGQGQLRE, encoded by the coding sequence ATGACGCCTGTCTACAGCCTGAAAACCCTGGCCCAGCTCGCGCGGGAGGCCGCCCGGCAGATGGCCGCCGCCTCGCCTGCGGCCAAGAACCGGGCCCTCCTGGCCCTGGCCCGGAGGCTATCCGCCGAGGCGGAAGCCCTCTACGCCGCCAACCAGCAGGACCTGGCCGCCGCAGAGGCCGCGGGCCTTTCGCGGGCCAAGCTGGACCGGCTGCGCCTGGATGGGAAAACCCTGGGCGACCTGGTGGCGGGTTTGGAGCAGGTGGCCGGGATGCCCGACCCGGTGGGGGAGATTGAGGCCCTGCAGGTTCGCCCGAATGGCCTCCAGGTAGGCCGGATGCGGGTGCCTTTGGGGGTGATTGGCTTCATCTACGAGTCGCGCCCTGGGGCCACCGTGGAGGCCAGCGCCCTCTGTCTCAAAGCGGGGAACGCCATCCTGCTGCGGGGCGGCAAGGAGGCCTGGCACTCCAACCAGGCCCTGGTGCGCCTGATTCAGGCCTCTTTGGAAGAGGCGGGGCTGCCCAAAGAGGCCGTCCAGCTTGTGCCCACCACCGACCGCGCGGCCATCCTGGAGATGTGCCACCTGGCCGGGCTGGTCGACCTCATCATTCCCCGGGGGGGCAAGGAGCTCATCGAGCTGGTGCAGCGCGAGGCCCGGATGCCGGTGCTGGCCCACGCCGAAGGGGTCAACCACCTCTACGTGGACCGGGACGCTGACCTCGAGATGGCCCTGCGCCTGGCGGTGAATGGCAAGGTTCAGCGCCCCAGCACCTGCAACAGCCTGGAGAAGGTCCTGGTGCACAGCGCCATAGCCCCCGCCTTCCTGCCCCGGCTTCACCAGGCCATGGTGGAGGCCCGGGTGGAGCTCAGGGGGGACGAGCGCACCTGCGCCCTAATCCCAGCCAGGGCGGCCACGGCCGAGGACTGGCACACCGAGTACCTGGACCTGGTCCTCACGGTAAAGGTGGTGGACTCGCTCGAGGAGGCCCTGGCCCACATCGCCCGCTACGGCTCGCGCCACACCGAGGCCATCTGCACCAACAACCATGCGCATGCCATGCGCTTTTTGCGCGAGGTGGACGCCTCCTTGGTGCTCGTAAACGCCTCCACCCGGCTCAACGACGGCTTCCAGCTCGGCCTGGGGGCCGAGATTGGCATCTCTACGAGCAAGCTCCACGCCTACGGGCCTATGGGGGTGAGGGAGCTCACCACCACCAAGTTCGTGGCCCTGGGCCAGGGGCAGCTTCGGGAGTGA
- a CDS encoding SDR family oxidoreductase, translating to MRVFITGGTGYLGQALLRLAPSWVQAIGASYHRQPPGPYPAEWVALDIRDGAGVEAALRRLAPQVVIHTAYSKADLAGAIVEGSAHVAQACRRVGARLLHLSTDQVFDGKKPPYAETAPPNPLTPYGQAKLEAERRVGAILPEATIVRTSLIWGLDPLDPTSQMVLELADGRRFGGLFHDEVRSFVFVDDLARALWELAERPCSGLLHLGGAEALSRLEFGRRIAPLFGRDPARLPALSLDEFPEPRPKNCTLDSTKARTLLQTRLRGVGEVLQGLAQGQPEPDP from the coding sequence ATGCGGGTCTTCATCACCGGAGGCACCGGGTATTTAGGCCAGGCCCTGCTCAGGCTGGCCCCCTCCTGGGTTCAGGCAATCGGGGCCAGCTACCACCGCCAGCCCCCCGGCCCCTACCCAGCCGAGTGGGTTGCCCTGGACATCCGCGACGGGGCTGGGGTGGAGGCAGCGCTGCGCCGGCTGGCCCCCCAGGTGGTGATCCACACCGCCTACAGCAAGGCCGACCTGGCAGGGGCCATCGTGGAGGGCAGCGCCCACGTGGCCCAGGCCTGCCGCAGGGTAGGGGCCCGGCTCCTCCACCTCTCCACCGACCAGGTCTTCGACGGGAAAAAGCCCCCCTACGCCGAGACAGCCCCCCCCAACCCCCTTACCCCCTACGGGCAGGCCAAGCTGGAGGCCGAACGACGGGTGGGTGCCATCCTCCCCGAGGCCACCATAGTGCGCACCTCCCTCATCTGGGGGCTGGACCCCCTGGACCCCACCAGCCAGATGGTCCTCGAGCTGGCCGACGGGCGGCGCTTCGGGGGGCTCTTCCACGATGAGGTTCGCTCCTTCGTATTCGTGGACGACCTGGCCAGGGCCCTGTGGGAGCTGGCGGAGCGGCCCTGTTCAGGGCTGCTTCACCTGGGCGGGGCCGAGGCACTGAGCCGGCTCGAGTTCGGCCGGCGGATTGCCCCCCTCTTCGGCCGCGACCCGGCGCGCCTGCCGGCTTTGAGCCTGGACGAGTTCCCCGAGCCCCGGCCCAAAAACTGCACCCTGGACAGCACCAAGGCCCGCACCCTGCTCCAGACCCGGCTGCGGGGGGTTGGTGAGGTGCTGCAGGGCCTAGCGCAGGGCCAGCCAGAGCCAGACCCCTAG
- a CDS encoding S8 family peptidase encodes MRRYWLGLLLLAACTSPQFSPNGVISGTVRIAPQGQTHPASVEPAPFVEGEFIVRFRPRVGLQSAEPLSAGGAVLELVRPLGLERTFLYRARLAPGETLAALQTLQARGDIEYAHPNYILSTQATPNDPLYPSQSWHYGAINLPAAWDIETGASNPVTVAVIDGGVVRGHPDLAGRLLPGYDFYSNADSGDGDGRDPDPEDTAPGSTFHGNHVTGIVGAATNNNRGVAGVSWGARILPVRAISGSSGTLADLIDALRWAAGLEVSGVPSNPNPAQIINLSLGGPVACANVPALQQAIDEAKARGAIIVVAAGNANTDASTFSPAGCSGVITVGATNEQGNRASYSNHGPRIDLMAPGGENQGVYSTTGNEQYGAMAGTSMAAPHVAGVLALMKSRKPSLSAAEGLAILRETARPLSPAQCGRPSASECGAGLIDARAALERLSTPPAYSLVLSASPNALFLRPNTSAQVTIALERSGFSGPVSLSISGHPSGTTPSFNPPSPVAGNQTILTLPAGSTPGSYTLAVRGRASVSGQSVEGETRIVLVVQPTPSPDVQGTRIYFDAVLREQPTLSLQPDTNPLLITQSGLQAPFVRTGLATTGLVGYRISAWKDVNNNNRQDEGDLFGWYRVNGAIATVMPDRSGLEITLEPVLSTTLTREKWLQQMGYPSP; translated from the coding sequence ATGCGCCGATACTGGCTTGGACTCCTTCTTCTCGCTGCCTGCACCAGCCCCCAATTCTCCCCAAATGGGGTCATCAGCGGAACGGTGCGCATCGCCCCGCAGGGCCAAACGCACCCAGCAAGCGTCGAGCCGGCCCCGTTTGTGGAGGGGGAGTTCATCGTGCGCTTCAGGCCCCGGGTCGGGCTGCAGTCAGCAGAACCCCTTTCCGCTGGAGGAGCCGTGCTGGAGCTGGTCCGGCCTTTGGGCCTCGAGCGCACCTTCCTCTACCGGGCCCGGCTTGCCCCAGGCGAAACCCTGGCCGCCCTGCAAACCCTCCAGGCCCGGGGCGATATCGAGTATGCCCACCCCAACTACATCCTCTCCACCCAGGCCACCCCCAACGACCCCCTGTACCCCTCGCAAAGCTGGCACTACGGGGCCATCAACCTGCCGGCTGCCTGGGACATCGAAACCGGTGCTTCCAACCCGGTCACGGTGGCGGTGATCGACGGGGGCGTGGTCAGGGGGCACCCCGACCTGGCTGGAAGGCTGCTGCCCGGCTACGACTTTTACTCCAATGCCGACTCCGGCGATGGCGACGGGCGCGACCCCGACCCCGAGGACACCGCTCCGGGCAGCACCTTCCACGGCAACCACGTTACCGGGATTGTGGGGGCCGCGACCAACAACAACCGGGGGGTGGCGGGGGTCTCGTGGGGGGCCCGAATCCTGCCGGTCCGGGCCATAAGCGGCAGCAGCGGCACCCTGGCCGACCTGATCGACGCGCTGCGCTGGGCGGCGGGCCTCGAGGTGAGCGGGGTGCCCAGCAACCCCAACCCCGCCCAAATCATCAACCTGTCGCTGGGCGGGCCCGTGGCCTGCGCCAACGTTCCCGCCCTCCAGCAGGCCATCGACGAGGCCAAGGCCCGGGGCGCCATCATCGTGGTGGCTGCGGGCAACGCCAACACAGACGCCAGCACCTTCAGCCCGGCCGGATGCAGCGGGGTGATCACGGTGGGCGCAACCAACGAGCAGGGCAACCGGGCCTCGTACTCCAACCACGGCCCCCGCATCGACCTGATGGCCCCTGGAGGGGAGAACCAGGGGGTCTACAGCACCACCGGCAACGAGCAGTACGGGGCCATGGCCGGCACCTCGATGGCCGCCCCCCACGTGGCTGGGGTGCTGGCGTTGATGAAGAGCAGGAAGCCGAGCCTGAGCGCCGCCGAGGGGCTCGCCATCCTGAGAGAAACCGCCCGGCCCCTAAGCCCGGCCCAGTGCGGAAGGCCGAGCGCCTCCGAGTGCGGGGCCGGCCTCATCGACGCGCGGGCCGCCCTCGAGCGCCTGAGCACCCCCCCAGCCTACTCGCTGGTGCTTTCGGCCAGCCCCAACGCCCTCTTCCTGAGGCCCAACACCAGCGCCCAGGTGACCATAGCCCTGGAGCGAAGCGGCTTTAGCGGCCCGGTGAGCCTGAGCATAAGCGGCCACCCCAGCGGCACCACCCCGAGCTTCAACCCCCCAAGCCCCGTGGCAGGCAACCAGACCATCCTCACCCTCCCAGCCGGCAGCACCCCTGGCAGTTACACCCTGGCGGTGCGGGGGAGGGCCAGCGTGAGCGGGCAGAGCGTGGAGGGGGAGACCCGGATTGTCCTCGTGGTGCAGCCCACCCCCAGCCCAGATGTCCAGGGCACCCGCATCTACTTCGACGCGGTGCTGCGCGAGCAGCCCACCCTGAGCCTTCAGCCCGATACCAACCCCTTGTTGATTACCCAAAGCGGCCTCCAGGCCCCCTTCGTTCGCACCGGGCTCGCCACCACCGGCCTGGTGGGCTACCGCATCTCGGCCTGGAAGGACGTGAACAACAACAACCGGCAGGACGAGGGGGACCTGTTCGGCTGGTACCGGGTCAACGGGGCGATTGCCACCGTTATGCCGGACCGCAGCGGGCTGGAGATAACCCTGGAGCCGGTCCTTTCCACCACCCTCACCCGGGAAAAATGGCTGCAGCAGATGGGCTACCCATCCCCCTAG
- a CDS encoding nitrate/nitrite transporter: MPIAARVFLVLLLAYFLSYFFRATNAVIAPDLRQDLGLSPAELGLMTSLFYLTFALVQLPLGSLLDRYGPRFVHPALMLVGALGALIFASAENFTVLSLGRALLGIGFAAALMGALKAFSLWFPSTRYASVSSLYVALGASGAIAASSPLAWLKEQIGWRGVFEWGALVIVLVALAVALGVENAPRGLSLPRPERGGGAGVIWQSQVFWRIGALNFVLGGGFLAWQTLWAGDYLYKTRGMGGLEVGALLFAFSLAAVLGYLLSGTLADRLGLPRVLWGAAWGFLLGVLLLALWPAMPLPLLYGAYALMGFLGAFNILCLAQARLAFPTALTGRAVTAINFMGFIGVFLLQWGMGVVLGLFGYGAALGLWTALLALAILGYRPLRTKSL; encoded by the coding sequence ATGCCCATTGCTGCACGAGTCTTCCTGGTGCTCCTGTTGGCCTACTTTCTCTCCTACTTTTTCCGCGCCACCAACGCGGTCATCGCCCCCGACCTGCGGCAAGACCTGGGCCTCTCCCCGGCCGAGCTGGGCCTCATGACCAGCCTCTTCTACCTCACCTTCGCCCTGGTGCAGCTCCCCCTGGGCAGCCTCCTGGACCGATATGGGCCCCGCTTCGTCCACCCCGCTCTGATGCTCGTGGGGGCCCTTGGCGCCCTGATATTCGCCTCGGCAGAGAACTTCACCGTCCTCTCTTTGGGCCGGGCCCTTTTGGGTATAGGCTTCGCCGCCGCGCTGATGGGGGCGCTGAAGGCCTTTTCGCTCTGGTTTCCCTCCACCCGCTACGCCAGCGTCAGCAGCCTTTACGTGGCCCTGGGGGCCTCGGGGGCCATCGCCGCCTCCTCGCCTTTAGCCTGGCTCAAGGAGCAGATTGGCTGGCGGGGGGTCTTCGAGTGGGGGGCGCTGGTCATCGTGCTGGTGGCCCTGGCGGTGGCCCTGGGGGTGGAAAACGCCCCTCGGGGCCTGTCCCTGCCGCGCCCCGAACGGGGCGGAGGGGCCGGGGTCATCTGGCAAAGCCAGGTTTTCTGGCGCATCGGTGCGTTGAACTTCGTGCTGGGGGGCGGGTTTCTGGCCTGGCAGACCCTGTGGGCCGGCGACTATCTTTACAAAACCCGGGGAATGGGGGGGCTCGAGGTGGGGGCCTTGCTCTTCGCCTTCTCGCTCGCCGCGGTGCTGGGCTACCTGCTCTCGGGAACCCTGGCCGACCGGCTGGGCCTGCCCCGGGTCCTGTGGGGGGCGGCCTGGGGCTTCCTTCTGGGGGTTTTGCTGCTGGCCCTCTGGCCCGCCATGCCCCTTCCCCTGCTCTACGGGGCCTACGCGCTGATGGGCTTTCTGGGGGCCTTCAACATCCTTTGCCTCGCGCAAGCCCGCCTGGCCTTTCCCACCGCCCTCACCGGCCGGGCGGTCACGGCCATCAACTTCATGGGCTTCATAGGGGTGTTCCTGCTGCAGTGGGGCATGGGGGTGGTGCTGGGCCTTTTCGGTTACGGCGCAGCCCTTGGACTCTGGACGGCCCTGCTGGCCCTGGCCATCCTGGGCTACAGGCCCCTCAGAACAAAATCCCTTTAG
- the pepF gene encoding oligoendopeptidase F — protein sequence MRPLPKRSELPKEQTWNLEALFPSEAAWRQALEEAKGYPEALAPFAGRLDSPQQVLRALETYHERMLAAMKVFQYASLSLATDGTNPQYSRMVGEARAVLARLAAAGAYLEPELLALGKERLAAFIEQEPALAVYRHYFEALEARRPHIRSQEVEAVLAAAADPLAGHSATAYAATNADMRFRPVEHQGERYPVAHSSVGELLLHESEAVRRAAWESYADGHLAFQNTLASALQGSVKSYAFLARTRGYPSSLEMALAKDHIPRSVYENLLAIFQENLPTWHRFFRIRQKARGGRLYAHDVPIYDAPAPLVPSPRLTFWQAAELICRGMAPLGPAYVEPMRRGLFEERWVDWGQNQGKRAGAFSSGLKGTYPYILMSWSDDLFSLSTLAHELGHSMHSYFTRAAQPIVYARYSLFLAEVASNFNQAMVRALLLREARTREERLAVLEEAFANFHRYLFVMPTLARLERELYERVEAGGALTAPYLSERLVALLAEGYGGAVEFDEKRLGAGWMHFSHLYNPFYVYQYATGIAAANALVQRVLREGEAAAQRYLEFLRLGDSVYPLEALEVASIDMSRPEPIEEGFAVLRQMVDELERLVG from the coding sequence GTGCGTCCTTTGCCCAAGCGTTCCGAGTTGCCCAAGGAGCAGACCTGGAACCTGGAAGCCCTCTTTCCCTCCGAGGCCGCCTGGCGCCAGGCCCTGGAGGAGGCCAAAGGCTACCCTGAGGCGCTGGCCCCTTTTGCCGGGCGGCTCGATTCGCCCCAGCAGGTCCTGAGGGCCCTGGAGACCTACCACGAGCGGATGCTCGCGGCCATGAAGGTCTTCCAGTATGCCTCCCTAAGCCTCGCCACCGACGGCACCAACCCCCAGTACAGCCGCATGGTAGGGGAGGCCCGGGCGGTTCTGGCCCGGCTGGCGGCGGCAGGGGCCTACCTCGAGCCCGAGCTTTTGGCTTTGGGGAAGGAGAGGCTGGCGGCCTTTATCGAGCAAGAACCTGCCCTCGCCGTCTACCGCCACTACTTCGAGGCGCTGGAGGCCCGCCGGCCCCACATCCGAAGCCAGGAGGTAGAAGCGGTGCTGGCCGCGGCGGCCGACCCCCTGGCGGGGCACAGCGCCACCGCCTATGCCGCCACCAACGCCGATATGCGCTTTCGGCCGGTGGAGCACCAGGGCGAGCGCTACCCGGTGGCCCACAGCTCTGTAGGCGAGCTCTTGCTGCACGAAAGCGAGGCGGTGCGTCGGGCGGCCTGGGAGTCTTATGCCGACGGGCACCTGGCCTTCCAGAACACCCTGGCCTCCGCCCTGCAGGGCAGCGTCAAAAGCTACGCCTTCCTGGCCCGCACCCGGGGCTACCCCAGCAGCCTCGAGATGGCCCTGGCCAAGGACCATATTCCTCGCTCGGTCTACGAGAACCTGCTGGCTATATTCCAGGAAAACCTCCCCACCTGGCACCGCTTCTTCCGCATCCGCCAAAAGGCCAGGGGTGGGCGGCTTTATGCCCACGACGTGCCCATCTACGACGCACCAGCCCCCCTGGTGCCGAGCCCCCGGCTGACCTTCTGGCAGGCGGCCGAGCTCATCTGCCGGGGCATGGCCCCTTTGGGCCCGGCCTACGTGGAGCCCATGCGGCGGGGGCTTTTTGAGGAGCGCTGGGTGGACTGGGGGCAGAACCAGGGCAAGCGGGCCGGGGCCTTCTCCTCGGGCCTAAAGGGCACCTACCCCTACATCCTCATGAGCTGGTCCGACGACCTCTTCTCCCTGAGCACCCTGGCCCACGAGCTGGGCCACTCCATGCACAGCTACTTTACCCGGGCGGCCCAGCCCATCGTCTACGCCCGCTACAGCCTGTTTCTGGCCGAGGTGGCCTCCAACTTCAACCAGGCCATGGTGCGCGCTCTGCTGCTGCGCGAGGCCAGGACCCGCGAGGAGCGGCTGGCGGTGCTGGAGGAGGCCTTCGCCAACTTCCACCGCTACCTCTTCGTGATGCCCACCCTGGCCCGCCTCGAGCGGGAGCTATACGAGCGGGTTGAGGCGGGGGGGGCCCTGACCGCACCCTACCTGAGCGAGCGGCTGGTGGCGCTTTTGGCCGAGGGCTATGGGGGCGCGGTGGAGTTCGACGAAAAAAGGCTGGGTGCCGGCTGGATGCACTTCTCCCACCTCTACAATCCCTTCTACGTCTACCAATACGCCACCGGAATCGCTGCGGCCAATGCCCTGGTGCAGCGGGTGCTGCGGGAGGGGGAGGCCGCGGCCCAGCGCTACCTCGAGTTCCTCCGGCTGGGCGACTCGGTCTACCCCCTGGAGGCCCTGGAGGTGGCCAGCATCGACATGTCCCGCCCTGAGCCCATAGAGGAGGGGTTTGCGGTGCTCCGGCAGATGGTGGACGAGCTGGAGCGCCTGGTGGGGTAG